GCTATATATACATAGTTTAAGTTTCAGTGCATGCAATTAGACTGAACCACCTATTGTGTTTGGGAGGAAACATTCACATGGGACAAGATTATCTGCACGTATAATTTGTTCAGCCAGTTCGTTGCCATCTTGCCTTTACTCAGAGGTTCAGTTTTTCATTTCAAGACTACACAATGGTGAACAGTCTTCCTGAGGATGTGTTGATGGCACAGGATTTCTCCCCCACTTTATTTTCATTATCTATTAACTGACTGAGTGCATAAAATTAATCATTGTATATATGTTATACTTTCATGGTTGTAAgtgtatgtatttgtgttttgtCATGTGCttgtagtgtatgtatgttcCCTTGACCAGGGAAGAGTGGCTATGCTGACTGGTGTAATGAGTTTAAATTACaaataaaattaaattaagaaAAGTGGCAACTGCATGGCACAATTAACTATAGTAGATAGTTATTTCTTGTGATCCAGCTAGTGCACAATCTGCAATAGTGTGGTAGTTATTCTTCAAGCATACTCCATTCTGGGGGAAGGATGAGTATTAGCACTCATGGGAGTCCATAAGACTTTACTGAAATTTAGCCTTCTTCATGAAATTGGATTTATTTGtcataattttgactgaataAACATATAATGACTGTGACCCATTGTGAGCCAGGTCTATCTGAGTGACATCATTATTCTCTATATACtacacccttttcatatggtcactttaaaccagACATTCAACCCAGGTTAACATGTTCATATGATCACCTTAACCAGGTTGAACCTCGAAGTCATAACTGAGTTCAACTCTACAAAGCAGTAGGGTTGAactcagtttatggcttcaaaagcaAGTTGCGGTTTTTGGTGAATACATAAAACGCTTAGAAGACAATCATCACTCATTGAATACTATTGTGTAATGTTTGCTTGTAAACAGAAAATGCATGGGTTGAGTGGGTTATTCAACCTGGATTGAACTCGCTTTTGGGTGTCCatgcagggccacccagagaaattaaggggcctaGGGAAAAGAGGTAAAGTGGGGCTTCAGGGGCAAataggtttccattctgaatcacaaattCTCCTCCcaagttgtaagttgaagaccaaaaaaaaggtcattacatgctgacagtgacaatagctacccctcaccaaccatatatccttatttataagcttgctacactgctcctctgaagaatactgtgactgctctattagagtacctagatctgacagctctattagagatatcaatcttttaaacaaaTATTCAAGGAGCCTtcatggggcccctttcaggctgggaccCGGGacaaaatgccccccccccccccatgggTGGCCCTGTGTCCATGTGAAAATGGTGTATGTAGCATGCAgtagtaatagctatatagctactagttGTCACACAAAGGGCACAGCATAAAGTACATAGCTTGGGTTTAAAGTTGAATAACAAGAGATCTAGGAATGCAGCCTCCAGGAGCTGTATATGATCAAGAAATATATTTCCATTAGCCTTATTTAAGTTATATAGCCTAAACTTTAAATAAAAGATGAAATTATGGCCTGTAATATATATTGTGTAGCAACTGCTTTCAAAGAGATTTCTATGCACAGTAAAAATGAGCTAAGTGAAGGCCACTACTTTAAAACAATGAAtatattgtggcagaaattagtagtgaaatactaattttttttacagcgtAAGGTGCACTTCATGACTTATTGATAATCTCATCTacaggtcccaaacatagctaaggtatacttcattaataagaccacctcattatagtgaccttCTCAAGtagtacttcatgacctcattatagtgatcaGCGACATAATTGCGGATAAGGCCGATTTAGAATTATGACTAAATAATTACATAGCTGTACCAACTGTCAAATCATAAGTCAACACTTAATCCACTGTTCAAGACAATGAAAAAATTCTTAAAACAAATTAAAAGTTGCATTATACTCTCATCATTATATCTCTACATTATGCCAAACTCATACAGAGCTACtttactatatagctagttacaaaACCCacaaatgcaaatgtgtataaAAAATATAAATAAGAACCATGTGTACTGTGTTAAGTTTGCATGTCTACTGAGCTGGTGTCCTCACCTCTAGAGAAAAATACACAACACATTATAATTTTACTCACATAAATCATATAAACAACAAGCAGTACCAACTGTATGATAGATGGACACTTCAATTGTCCAAATTCCTGGGAGTCACCCTGATGCTGGATATCTGAGAAGTCTGTATCTTTGAGGTTGTATCAAAGAAATATTTTATAAAAATTGTAGTTGGTAAACAGAACATCCATTTTGGAATTTGGCTAATAGAAGTTTGACAACTGATCTCCCCAAAGCAAATAGTGTTCCGCTGTCAGTAATATTTTATGAGATAAAAAATACCTACGCAGTGTCTAACATCAAATCTATTATTAAAAATATTTACGAAGCATTGAATTTTAAAAAGctaaaatattttattctgctagcctgaccacagtcaaagGTCAGAGACCAAATGATGCATCGAAAACTTCTATTCTATGTGACAATAACAAATTCAAATGTGGTATAATAAATTGGCATAATTTTAGGATACCAGCCAACCTTTTGAATCGTAAAGTAAGTTCAATGTACTCTAACAGAATTCTAAACTCTGAAGAAAGTATTTGTGGGTGTCATATTGTCTAGTCACAGTTTGTAAACAAATCTCATGCTGACAAGGGAGAAGTGCTGCCTCTAATGGATAGCAATTTTACTATGCTACCCACAGAGCACTGGATTGGGAACACACAGCTTGTATCTTCCAGCAGTGTCGAGCTGTAATTGCTAATAAATAGATAAATGATTCAGTTGGTATCCCTTTcttatttgtaaaaaaaaaagtaagaTAGGTTTTTGTGAATGTTTAACAAATGACACAGATTTGTAAATACATTATATAAAACGTTTAAAATGGTGAGACTTTACATACATAGGTAATACAACAGCCTTACCAAACAAATGGTGACCATTATTCATCATCTCACACAAATATTCTGCAGCATTAGTGGCTGCTTGTGGTTGCCAGTTGTCATCTTTGTGCTCATCAGCAAGATCACATACCCCCTTCACAACCAAGCACTCTGCCAAATTCTTACCATCAACAGCTCGGATGACGCCAGCACCCTCCATTTCGACGGCCACTCCATCTGGGGACATATCCCACAATTTCTGTTGCATGTAATCATCTGCAACTAGCCAAGGTCCACTCAATACTACTCCAAGCTTTACACTTTGTTTGGGACAATGTGCAGTTTGAGATATGTATCGATAAAAATTACGTCCTTTACACAATGATTTAAATCCACGGTTGATCATTCTTCCAGGAATCATCTTTAATTCATCAAACCCATGTACCTCCTTGGATACCACCACATCACCTAGCTGTACTTTGCCTTTCCTTCCCCCACACACACCCACCAGGAAGATGTAGCGTATCTGTGGCATGAGATACAATGCCTTCCTTGTTTCGTACCATGAACCACTGAACCCTTGAGCTCCCATGTCAGTCTGAACTATTGCAACCTTTACATTACCCCAGTATCCAACATAATAGTAACTGTAGCTATCACACATGgcatcatgtacattatactcAGTAGCTTTGTAACCTTTTAACTGTAACATTGCAGCACGGAACTCATTTTCATTCACTGTTTGTATGAGAACCATCAGCTGAGGATCTTGAAGTTCATGGTTGTTGTTGTTACTCACTGAGCCTATTTTGACATTCTCATCATAGTTCTTCTGAAGTTCATCTAAACAAATAAAAGTATTTTATACGGATATGTTATAGTATTAGTGTTGCTCTATATTACACTCTGTTTTCATTCAATTTATCATGCACATACGTACGTAGGTGTAGGAAGCACCTTATGGTTGGGAGGCAGACAATGTTAAGAATAAGATGCAGAGGAACATGCTCCCCCCTCCAAGGAAAAGCTTGCATCCATTGAATACAACAATGCATACCTAATTCTGTAGCTTACTTTTATGTCACACACAACATTCCTAATGATTGGGAAAATTAATTCTTGAGGCACTTATCACAAAGGTTTTTCTGAAATGCTGCTGAGGAGTTAGgtgtgcaaacaaataacttCATCAATGCTCTATGGATTGTTGATTTTTTAAAGGTAAATTGTAGAGTAATCTGAAACGTTTGTGGTAAGAAGACAGTTGAGCTAATGACTTGAGATGGCTAGCCAAATTATTGGGGGGAAAGAGCAGGAACAGCAAAACAATCCATTTGCAGAGTATGagcgaaacaagagagattgcctatacctgtagatatattaatggacatttaatccctaatttagtcatggttAGACTGAagtgtagggattaaatgtgaccaaattttggaaaatcacccttatgggtatTTTTAAGCTTTGACATTTTTGAAGCAATTGTGGTTGTGCTGGTATTTAAGCCTTTTGATAAAGTGCTGGAGAACACCCTACAATGCACACATACAGAGAATGTGTCTGTATAGTTATAACTTTCCTTTACTATCATTCCAAACAGGCTAATGGAATGGATTGCTTGTGAAACTTATAAGAAataaacaagtcattctgtgcTAGACCTAAGCCTACTATGCTTTTAAAATagcctattgtgcttttgagcaatgctccaaaatttctcctattatgCCCCAACTATGTTCAGTTGTACCCCAAGTATGTTCTTAAAATtgtatcttgactgctctattagagtatctgtgAGCATTCTTCAACATGTGGTAGAATATCTCTATCTTTAGCCACTCTCTTTCCTTCACCATTAGCAGCAAATCTAACTCTTTGCTGTGCTTGCCTCTTTTATGTGACTATCTCAATGTGTATCATGCAAAACATGCAGAGTTTTAATACCCAACGCACAAAAAttgttcctattatgctggaattatgctcaatgcttctGCCTACCTATCATGCCccttattatgctggcacagTCAGGGCAAGCCTATTTGTTCGTTGCACTGTCTTATGATGTAAGTGCTGGAGGAACCATTAATTTTTGTGACTATTTCAACAAAAAAACTGCACAATTCGAACAATTTCCAGATTCCTTTttattatctacagtgtccaaggaaaAGGTTACTAAAATTTCGCTTATTATgttgagtagttttggaattatagtgctaaaCAGCAGGAagaaaaagaaatcaatttgtacagccactatactgaaaataaactacaggtgcttaaatTCCAGACAACAACTTTTGTTTGGTTTGGTCTACAGATTTGAAATTTGGTTTAAATGTTCGCCATGACTTGACAAGTACTTGCACATACAAGTGTGAAGGAATAAGGTACTTATGAGTTTAACTATTGCTTTTAATATGGTGGCTGTATGATAGCCTCTAACTTTTTTGACTGTGGACAGGCAGGCTAGGCTGGCAGACAAAGATTTTGGCAATTTTGTTTTCAAAAAGTCAATATTGGTGCAAACACTAAGACAACTCTGTAAAGGTGCAGTTTGCTATTTGGGGGGAACATCATTTTGCTTTGGAGGAATGCCATTTTGCTTTGGAGGATCTTGATGAAGAACTAACAAATATAGTTAGAATTATACAGTGATATacaataaaattttttaaaagaaATGCATACACTATAAGATCTGTCAGGTCACACTAACATGAACACCCGTAATAAGATTGCCATTCGCCAAAGAATAAAAGGCACAAACATATACATAGTCTGGAAATACCATACAGATACTGTAGTTGTGCGTAaactatacactgtagctacatagttgCACTAACCTTCATCAAGCTCAGGTGGTTTGTAGGGATCCGGTGGCGGATGGGGCAATTTAAGTGCAGGTTGTTGTCGATGCAGTGGACTATCAGGCTCAGGCTCAGCTACAGAATTAACCATGATTAAGAAATTGATgtgctactactgctactacagTAGGCCCTCGCTTATCTGAAATTGggaatgtgactgttctattagagtattttgagtacagttgtatgttctattagagtatttaaacagagctctgtatataaatgcatgggcttcagttatctctgaactattcacttatctaaacacttttaccattgcctgagatacattggggttcggataactgaggttctactgtactaaAACCAGGAGTCCAGTTATCTAATACTATCCTTGCTAAATAAATAGGTCAatacatactataattatgcTGCTAATTATTTAAGTTGATTTCCTGCTtagttgttgttttgtaataCAACGTTAACATCAATTAGTTGTAGTAATTTAATGTATTTATAAtccattattttgtaattcactgATTATTTTGCTGACTGCTACAAAGCATAACtttaacaaaccgctttaaacCACAAGTTACGAATAGAACCGTCaattttaaactgttttatagtttggcTATCATGTTTCCGTATGCAAATTCTCTTCACACAAGTCTCAAGGCTGCTCTAcatttttgtatgcatgtgaaaGGGACATGCCCCTTTTCAACTTGGAAGAAATTTGCTGTTCCTAGTAGCCCAGCCAGCTACATTATTTTCCACTCATAGAGCTCATTGGGAAAGTTAGTCACAATATATTTGTAAACTTGTAtcacctgtatttcaaactggcacGCCTTGACATCTCTGTATGgccttcatttctcacacaTAGAGGATGCTGTTAATTAATTTAACACATTTTGCCCACAAAGGTGTGTAAATAGTCTTGTCCCTAGCCACCCACATGCTTGATCACGTGAAGGTCGTCTGGTGACTTTGGTCCACTTTCTTGGCCTTAGATCAATATTGCTAGAAACACGTTTCTTGTGTTCATTCAAAAATGAATAATTTTCCAGCCGTTCAAAGGAGTGTTACTTTATAAAACTCACTGGTGTGACTACTGCTTGGGGACAAGACTAGTGTGTTAAGACAGTATAATACACACCTAGCTATGATTATAGTTATTAGCTGTAGCAAAGTTACCAACTTATAGAGTGTTACATAATGCATTAGGTAACATTATTACTTTGTTACATAATCATAATACTTCTCTGGTTACTAATAAATTAAGATAGCCCATGTGTTTATCTTAAGAAGCCAATAAGTAACCACAAACAGGGTTGTGGCTTTCCATGAATAAATTAGAGTTGCTGCATCATAACCAAGTATAGAAGTACCTGTGGTAAGCCACGCACTTGTACGTCTTCATCAATTAGTGGGCACATATTACTATCAACATTCAATTGTATATGATATGCCCTACCAGAACAAATAACTCTCCAAAATAGCATACTAGGCG
This portion of the Dysidea avara chromosome 12, odDysAvar1.4, whole genome shotgun sequence genome encodes:
- the LOC136241139 gene encoding uncharacterized protein isoform X1, which translates into the protein MDDCDLHRKALHQCSVELHSKLNPDSIVPYLQRDNLLTDNEENILTDSSKYRKDKINSIISMLPTKGSGWWEKFIKALRNTTTGTAHNEVADKLEQQLAELSVDNAEPEPDSPLHRQQPALKLPHPPPDPYKPPELDEDELQKNYDENVKIGSVSNNNNHELQDPQLMVLIQTVNENEFRAAMLQLKGYKATEYNVHDAMCDSYSYYYVGYWGNVKVAIVQTDMGAQGFSGSWYETRKALYLMPQIRYIFLVGVCGGRKGKVQLGDVVVSKEVHGFDELKMIPGRMINRGFKSLCKGRNFYRYISQTAHCPKQSVKLGVVLSGPWLVADDYMQQKLWDMSPDGVAVEMEGAGVIRAVDGKNLAECLVVKGVCDLADEHKDDNWQPQAATNAAEYLCEMMNNGHHLFEVRTPAQ
- the LOC136241139 gene encoding death domain-containing ATP nucleosidase-like isoform X3; protein product: MDDCDLHRKALHQCSVELHSKLNPDSIVPYLQRDNLLTDNEENILTDSSKYRKDKINSIISMLPTKGSGWWEKFIKALRNTTTGTAHNEVADKLEQQLAELSVDNDELQKNYDENVKIGSVSNNNNHELQDPQLMVLIQTVNENEFRAAMLQLKGYKATEYNVHDAMCDSYSYYYVGYWGNVKVAIVQTDMGAQGFSGSWYETRKALYLMPQIRYIFLVGVCGGRKGKVQLGDVVVSKEVHGFDELKMIPGRMINRGFKSLCKGRNFYRYISQTAHCPKQSVKLGVVLSGPWLVADDYMQQKLWDMSPDGVAVEMEGAGVIRAVDGKNLAECLVVKGVCDLADEHKDDNWQPQAATNAAEYLCEMMNNGHHLFEVRTPAQ
- the LOC136241139 gene encoding uncharacterized protein isoform X2, which codes for MDDCDLHRKALHQCSVELHNNEENILTDSSKYRKDKINSIISMLPTKGSGWWEKFIKALRNTTTGTAHNEVADKLEQQLAELSVDNAEPEPDSPLHRQQPALKLPHPPPDPYKPPELDEDELQKNYDENVKIGSVSNNNNHELQDPQLMVLIQTVNENEFRAAMLQLKGYKATEYNVHDAMCDSYSYYYVGYWGNVKVAIVQTDMGAQGFSGSWYETRKALYLMPQIRYIFLVGVCGGRKGKVQLGDVVVSKEVHGFDELKMIPGRMINRGFKSLCKGRNFYRYISQTAHCPKQSVKLGVVLSGPWLVADDYMQQKLWDMSPDGVAVEMEGAGVIRAVDGKNLAECLVVKGVCDLADEHKDDNWQPQAATNAAEYLCEMMNNGHHLFEVRTPAQ